In Mauremys reevesii isolate NIE-2019 linkage group 20, ASM1616193v1, whole genome shotgun sequence, the following are encoded in one genomic region:
- the HSPB1 gene encoding heat shock protein beta-1 yields MSERRVPFTFLRSPSWDPWRDWYLGSRLFDQPFGLPHILEDWGKWPSSTSWPGYLRLMPSQAAEPVAVTSPIVTSPTSPNPAYSRALSRQLSSGVSEIRQTSDGWKVALDVNHFAPEELVVKTKDGVVEITGKHEERQDEHGFISRCFTRKYTLPPGVDATSVRSSLSPDGMLTVEAPLPKPAIQSAEITIPVTFESHAQITPTDTKKPEEAAKK; encoded by the exons ATGTCGGAGCGCCGGGTGCCCTTCACTTTCCTCCGCAGCCCCAGCTGGGACCCCTGGCGGGACTGGTACCTGGGCAGCCGGCTCTTCGACCAGCCCTTCGGCCTGCCCCACATCCTCGAGGACTGGGGCAAGTGGCCGAGCAGCACCAGCTGGCCGGGTTACCTCCGCCTGATGCCCAGCCAGGCCGCCGAGCCGGTAGCCGTCACCAGCCCCATCGTCACCTCGCCAACCTCCCCCAACCCGGCCTACAGCCGGGCCCTGAGCCGCCAGCTCAGCAGCGGCGTCTCGGAGATCCGGCAGACCTCGGACGGCTGGAAGGTTGCCCTGGACGTCAACCACTTTGCCCCGGAGGAGCTGGTGGTGAAGACCAAGGACGGCGTGGTGGAGATCACCG GCAAACACGAGGAGAGGCAGGACGAGCATGGATTCATCTCCAGGTGCTTCACCAGAAAATACAC CCTGCCCCCTGGCGTAGACGCCACCTCGGTCCGCTCCTCGCTCTCCCCGGACGGCATGCTGACGGTGGAAGCCCCCCTGCCCAAGCCGGCCATCCAGTCCGCTGAGATCACGATCCCCGTCACCTTTGAGAGCCATGCCCAGATCACCCCGACTGATACCAAAAAGCCTGAGGAAGCTGCCAAGAAATAA